A section of the Deinococcus gobiensis I-0 genome encodes:
- a CDS encoding IS982 family transposase: MARYRLHHSLGRRAVIRQLHRWAKRHFSDVKRCSHQKLSDALLVALLLSRLIFKHPFSSIWWNILREDRVDLPSYTQAYTRGQRLLERLEAVATPSQSCMEVIVDSMPLPVCRPKWGKRCAFPGARWGYGTQGDVYGYRLHAWVTASGAIVQYLIRPANLHDTTVSYELNRRWPDFGGPRIIGDKGYCCLGYVFTPKRNTRYDTGWRPGRHPRLRKRIETVFSSLVEAQIRSVQTKTLRSLRLRVVLAILAHNIAQP, encoded by the coding sequence ATGGCTAGATACCGTCTCCATCACAGTTTAGGCCGACGAGCCGTCATCCGCCAGCTTCACCGCTGGGCCAAACGGCATTTCAGTGACGTCAAGCGGTGTTCGCACCAGAAACTGAGTGATGCCCTGTTGGTCGCCCTGTTGCTCAGCCGACTGATCTTCAAACATCCGTTCTCGTCCATCTGGTGGAACATCCTGAGGGAAGATCGTGTCGATCTTCCCTCCTACACGCAGGCGTATACCCGGGGACAGCGATTGCTTGAACGACTTGAAGCGGTCGCCACCCCATCACAGTCCTGCATGGAAGTGATCGTCGATTCCATGCCTCTGCCCGTCTGCCGACCCAAATGGGGGAAGCGTTGTGCGTTTCCCGGTGCTCGTTGGGGTTACGGCACGCAGGGAGACGTCTACGGATACAGGTTGCACGCGTGGGTGACCGCTTCGGGTGCCATCGTGCAGTATCTGATCCGACCAGCCAATTTGCACGATACGACCGTAAGCTACGAGCTCAACCGGCGGTGGCCCGACTTCGGCGGGCCACGCATCATCGGTGATAAGGGGTACTGCTGCTTGGGCTACGTGTTCACACCGAAGAGGAATACCCGGTACGACACGGGGTGGCGGCCTGGCCGCCACCCTCGATTGCGAAAACGCATTGAAACGGTGTTCTCTAGTTTGGTCGAGGCTCAGATTCGCTCTGTGCAGACGAAAACGTTGCGGTCGCTCCGTCTCCGTGTCGTCCTGGCCATACTCGCTCACAACATTGCCCAACCCTAA